One Triticum dicoccoides isolate Atlit2015 ecotype Zavitan chromosome 5B, WEW_v2.0, whole genome shotgun sequence genomic window carries:
- the LOC119310881 gene encoding uncharacterized protein LOC119310881 — MGLAVPLPEKPSEEAQKAEEAVDAAGQGQEKRPDKAPETGGPSGATGQLQETPPGEASKTGKAGGDGVQPLTVASLSHAATTARSSEEFIKMMHYVMEKSRRENDPSLSPQRPPQQTFK; from the exons ATGGGGCTGGCGGTGCCGTTGCCGGAGAAGCCATCGGAGGAAGCGCAGAAGGCAGAGGAGGCCGTCGACGCGGCGGGCCAAGGCCAGGAGAAGCGGCCCGACAAAGCGCCGGAGACAGGAGGGCCTAGCGGCGCCACGGGCCAACTCCAGGAGACGCCGCCGGGCGAAGCGTCGAAGACAGGAAaggcgggcggcgacggcgtccagcCGCTG ACTGTTGCATCTTTGTCTCATGCCGCTACTACAGCGCGATCATCAGAGGAGTTCATCAAAATGATGCATTATGTGATGGAGAAGAGTCGCAGG GAGAATGATCCCTCGCTATCTCCGCAACGACCACCACAACAGACATTTAAGTGA